Genomic DNA from Brockia lithotrophica:
TCAATCCCTCATAGGTAGGCTGCGAACCGCCATCGCCTGCGGGACGCCCTTCTCCCAGTCCTCGTTTCAATCCCTCATAGGTAGGCTGCGAACTCGTTTTATGCGCGAGGTGTAGACCTTCGCCGAGCAGGTTTCAATCCCTCATAGGTAGGCTGCGAACCCCTAGTATAAAAATTTGCCAGTCTTGCAATTCGATGTTTCAATCCCTCATAGGTAGGCTGCGAACCAGCAATATACCCTTCAATATCTTCAATCATTTCAATGTTTCAATCCCTCATAGGTAGGCTGCGAACTGCCGAGCATATCTCCATGTCCTTGCCTCAGCATTTGTTTCAATCCCTCATAGGTAGGCTGCGAACTAAACGAGACGAATTTAAGTCATAATTCAAAAGCCGGTTTCAATCCCTCATAGGTAGGCTGCGAACTCGATCGTGTTGAAGGTGTTTCTGTACAAATAGCGGGTTTCAATCCCTCATAGGTAGGCTGCGAACCTCTGTCCTACGTCGCCGGCGTGCTGCGTTACTATATGTTTCAATCCCTCATAGGTAGGCTGCGAACCAGCCCTCCCCCATCCTTCGCTCGCTTCGCTCGCTGTTTCAATCCCTCATAGGTAGGCTGCGAACACGTTTGGCGCAACAAGCGCGAGAAGCTGGATTCCCGGCAATTGTTAAAGAGTCATAATTTGTTAATTAATAAAGCGAGAGACATAAGATTTCGTACATCTTCGCCATCAGCTTCAACTAAGGTCTGTTCACCATCATCCCATGTTATCAAAAACATAGCTTTAGTCTTTTTTGCTGTAAGGCCAAATAAAAGCCCTGCAGGACCAAGAATAGCAGACCCGACCAGACCTCTTATCACAGCCCCGCCAGCGGATAATTGATCCGAAGAATCGATTTTTTCAATCTTGGCCACATGCTGTGTGACGTCCTCCGGTCGGCTAAACCATCCAAGATCACGCATTAATGTTTTCCCATCAAAACAGAAGAATTGTTTATTTTCTGCATACTTCCCAGCGACAATCAAAATCATATTTGACCACCCTCCAATTCCTAGTCCTCTTTTTCAGTCATCTGCTTGGGATTTTTTATTCGTTATTAGTTCTTTTTCCAAAATTTGTGTTACTATTGAGTTTATCGAGATCCTGCGTTCGAAAGACATTTTTCTTAGTATCTCATGTAGCTCTCGCGGTATTGTGATCGTAGTGCGTACGTAATCATTTCTTGTTTGCGACATATGCATCGCTCCTTTTTTCTAAACGTGTAAGCATAAATGAAGTTTGAAGACTAGAAACAAACGATGATATAGATAGCACGAATGATACGACAGAAATAAAAAAGCTAAGATAATGTAGCATGACAATTACACCTCATATATTTAGTCTTGCAAATACTTTAGGACATCAGCAGGTACAGCTATTCCTTCACGATCCCTGACAAAAGTTTCAATCCCTCATAGGTAGGCTGCGAACCGTCACCCGGAGCACACAGTTGTACTCCGGGAAGCCGGTTTCAATCCCTCATAGGTAGGCTGCGAACTTAAAATTTTTGTAAAAAAAGATCTTCAATATACGTGTTTCAATCCCTCATAGGTAGGCTGCGAACTGTTCTCAGGAATTTACGATGTAGAAACAATAACAAGTTTCAATCCCTCATAGGTAGGCTGCGAACCAGAAATAGCAAGGAAGATAAAGCTTGAAGTCAATGTTTCAATCCCTCATAGGTAGGCTGCGAACCGGACCACCCGACCGGTTGTCTGCATCGTGTCCTCCGTTTCAATCCCTCATAGGTAGGCTGCGAACCACCTCTCCGGCCGCTGCGGCGTAGGCTTGAACGAGTTTCAATCCCTCATAGGTAGGCTGCGAACCCATATAAGCAAAACCACCTATCACCGGTAGAGGCCGTGTTTCAATCCCTCATAGGTAGGCTGCGAACCAAGACAACAAGCCATGCTTGTCTGTCCGCACGTAGTTTCAATCCCTCATAGGTAGGCTGCGAACGAGATGAGCCTGCGCAATACCGTCTTGAGCGCCAGTTTCAATCCCTCATAGGTAGGCTGCGAACCGCGTGGCTCATCCTCCAGGAGACCCGCGACAAGAAGTTTCAATCCCTCATAGGTAGGCTGCGAACAGCACCGCTCGTAACCGGTGACGGCGAGGTAGTGCGTTTCAATCCCTCATAGGTAGGCTGCGAACGCACTCACGGCCAGACGGGAACCCGTCTCTATTACGTCGTTTCAATCCCTCATAGGTAGGCTGCGAACGCCTGAGCGGGCACCGGCTCCGGCCCGTCAGGGCCCACCAACGTTTCAATCCCTCATAGGTAGGCTGCGAACGGCGTACCTTGACGATCAGTTTTGGGCATATGCTCAGTTTCAATCCCTCATAGGTAGGCTGCGAACTCGCACCTACTAGATCATCTACCCTCTGTATCCTCAAGTTTCAATCCCTCATAGGTAGGCTGCGAACCCGGGACGATGCCGAGTTTGCGACCACGATCAAGACATGTTTCAATCCCTCATAGGTAGGCTGCGAACATATCTCCCTTTTTAAGTTCAGGCATCTTTTCAAAGTTTCAATCCCTCATAGGTAGGCTGCGAACGCGCTACGCCAACGACGCCGGTTGCTATCCTCCCCGGTGTTTCAATCCCTCATAGGTAGGCTGCGAACTTTTTGGCAAACTTATATTTTTAACTTTTTTTGGCCTGTTTCAATCCCTCATAGGTAGGCTGCGAACCCAAAAGCAGGAAGGATGTAATTTTTGATGTATCGCGTTTCAATCCCTCATAGGTAGGCTGCGAACCAGACGAGGCCGCGGCAATTGAAACATTACGTGCAGGTTTCAATCCCTCATAGGTAGGCTGCGAACAAAATCATGATTGGATTTGAACGTATGCGCGACATTGGTTTCAATCCCTCATAGGTAGGCTGCGAACACCCTTCTCTGAGCAACGACTTCGACTACGTCACGGTGTTTCAATCCCTCATAGGTAGGCTGCGAACGAGCGGGCCCTGGCCGAGTTCAACGCCCGCAAAGCCGTTTCAATCCCTCATAGGTAGGCTGCGAACTTCGATCTCACTTTCGCACCAGGCGCACTTGAGCGCGTTTCAATCCCTCATAGGTAGGCTGCGAACCCGCTCCTGCCAGTGCATGTGCACGTTGAAATAGGGTTTCAATCCCTCATAGGTAGGCTGCGAACCCGGGACGATGCCGAGTTTGCGACCACGATCAAGACATGTTTCAATCCCTCATAGGTAGGCTGCGAACCAAAGAACAAAGGAATCCTCAGGGCGCTCCGTTCCTTTACCGCGGGAAAATCCCCGGAGTCGCATTCCCTTCTGCGCCCTACCTACCTACAGCATACCAGGTTTTCCTCCCGAAAACAAGATGTCGTCGATCCCCCAAGTTCTTTGCACGATCGGAGATCGACGACATCCCCCATCCAATAGTACTACAAAGCATAGACCGAAAGGGGAGGGCGTCCCGCCATTGGGTGAAGTCTTACCGTCTGCGTCTCGCGTGTTACATCGGTCGGCTTTGCCCCATTCGGAACCTTGCCGCCTTCGGCATCCGTCAAAAAACGCTTCGCTCGTCCTTCGTCCTTGTCTCTGCTTTCGCCGGTCGATTCCAAGACATAAGGGCGAATCACCTTCGCCGGCGCATGCTCGCACTCCTCCTTCTGAGACATTATGACACGCTGTTTATGTAATGCAGACCTAGCTCTCATGGCTTTCATGCTTGAGGGGCTACACCATATCATCAAGGTGTTCGAGAGGCCTCTGCATCGCTCTCGATCTATCCCTGGAACGTTCCGACTCGAAACACAGCCAGATTGAGACGCAAGGGGATTGGGGTAGTTGTGCTGTACGCTGGCGGTGCTTCCCAAAACCTTCAATCGGGCCAGCGCCTCACGCACCCGCAGAAGTGGGCAGATTGTCCGCAAGCAGTATCAATCTCATGTCCGTCGCCACCGGCTGGCGAGGCCGAGCATCCAAAGTACGACCGGTCCGATGTATGCGTGGTTAGACATAAAGAATGACATACTAATTTTTTGATTAGACTCAAAATAAAAAACACTAAAAAAGAATTAGCGAGTGCAATGCCTCTAGTTAACATAAAACACTCCAAATAACACTAATATTCTGCATGAATAAAAACTAAGTGATTACAACAAAATTAAATACAATATAATGCTATTATCCTCATCTCTTATTCCCCGATCAAGGCACGGTGGCGAGGGACATTCACCGTATGGTACCGAATACCCACTCTTTCGTGTGTAGTCGAGCTTACACGGATCGAAAGGATCCCCTCTTCATGCGTATCCGGACGTTTGATGGAAACCACAACTCAATAATACCCTGTGAGTTTTTGTATACCAACCTAATTGATTACAAGTATTAAATATATAATCTATAAACGCCAATAAAAAACTAATACCTTCTCCGTATACCCTCCATCATTTACCGATGCGCGAATAAAGAGCCGAACAAAACAGCAATAGGGCCGCCAAAAAAAGAAACTCCCGCATAGACGATCGCCGCCGGTCGGCGGTTTTGCCACCGGTCGTCGATCTCGAGCATCAGGGCAGAAAACGTCGTATACCCGCCGAGAAAGCCCGCAAGAAGAAGTGGCCGAAACGGGGACGGAAGAGGAAGTGCAGCGTCTAGTATACCGAACAAAAATGCCCCGCTCAGATTGACGACCAGGGTTCCCCACGGAAGCGCCGCGCCGCTTGCAAACGCACGGGTGTTCAAAGGTGCGCTCACCAGATAGCGGAGGATCGCCCCGAGAAACCCGCCTGCAAAAACGAAAAGCCCCGCCATCATCGCTGCCCTTCCCCCCTTTCCGCCGCCGATTGCCCGTGTGGCCCGGCGACGAGACGCCGACCGGCACGCAGGGCTGCCCAACCGGCAATGAGGGAGAAAACTCCGTAGCCCATTCCGGCTCCCGGGCCGAGGCGGACCACGTCCCCGCTCAAGCCCGAAAACGTGGTCAGTCCGCCCAAAAAACCGGTCCCGCACCAGAGAAGGCGCCGGGCAGACTTCGGCGTCCGATCCCGGAGCACGGCCTCAGCCAATAGCCCAATACCGAAAGCCCCGACCAGGTTGACGGCGGCTACGGCCATCGGTTCCCACGCCTTGGGGAGGGCCTCCCCGGCCGTCCAACGCACCAGGGAGCCAAGACCGCCAAAAACGCCGACCGCGAGAACGTCCAGCCCGCGAAACCGCGGGCGGTGCGCTCTGTTCATCTGCCACCCCTACCTTTGCTGCGCACGACCGAATTTCACGCGTTCTTCGAGAGAGCCGTTCCTTACCTCCTCCCTTTTCCTACTTGTACCAGAAACAAGTACCGGGAACGAGCTCAGGGCAAACCGGCGGTACGCCGGCCGCGCATCGCAGCCGTGGAGACGGGTTCTTTCCCCTGCGGGAGCAGGGCAGGTCACTCGAAAACCCCAAAAGCGATCTTCGCCAGGGCGGAAAGGCGCGTCTTCATGTCCCACGGGGGCGTCCAGACGAGCTCCACGTCGACGCCGGAAAAGAGGCGGAGTGCCTCGAGCACCTTGCGCGTCTCCGCGAGGATGAGGGGGGTAAAGGGGCATCCCATGGACGTCATCGTCATCTTGACGTGGAGTACTCCGTCCTCGCGGCGCACGACGTCGTACACGAGGCCGAGGTTGATGATGTCGACCCCGACTTCTGGGTCCACAACCTTGCCCAAAGCGTCGAGGATCTTTTCCTTCTCCTCTTCGGATACGCCCACGAAGTTGATGGGCGCGATATCCGTGAGGTCGATTTCGTCGAACTCCACGGGTATCCCCCCTTAGCTGCTACCGAAAGGGACGTTCGATTCCGTCCCCGGACGAGCACCGTTCCCGTACGAGGACACGGCAGACGGCGAGCCCCTCGTGGCGCGCCTCCGCACGATCTCCGTTCCCGTACGGCGACACGTCTCGGGACACGCATCTCAGCAAATCCGCGGAAGCTGCATGCCCAAAAGACGAAATACGCGGCGGCGCGAACCGAGTGGGCTTCGGAGGAGGAGTTTTCCTTCTTCGCCCCGACCTACAACGCGTCCGATGATCGCCGCCTCGCGCCCTTCTTCGCGCGAGCGCATAACGGCAAGGGCCTTTTCGGCATCTGCCTCGGGAACGATGAAGACGACCTTGCCTTCGTTGGCGAGAAACAGCGGATCGAGGCCGAGGATCTCGCACGCACCTTCGACTTCGGGCTTGAGGGGGATCGCTTCCTGATCGAGTTCAACGACCACGCCGAAGTCCTCCGCGATTTCTACGAGGGTGGTGGCGAGGCCGCCGCGCGTCGGGTCGCGCATCGCGCGAATCCGGACTCCCGCGTCTCGCACGGCGCGGATCAAGGGGTACAGCGAGGTGCTGTCGGTGGGGAGGTCCGTCGCCACGCCGAGCTCGCCCCGCGCGGCGAGGATGGCCACGCCGTGGTCGCCGATCGTGCCGTTCACGATGATCACGTCGCCTACCGCGATTTCCTCCGGGTGAAGTTCCCATCCCGAGTGGACGACGCCGACGCCCGAAGTGTTGATGTAGATCCTGTCGGCGCTCCCCTTTTCCACGACCTTCGTATCCCCCGTGATGATCCGTACGCCCGTCTTGGATGCCTCTTCGGCCATGGAAGCCACGATCCGCTCGAGGTCGTCGAAGGAGAGACCTTCCTCGAGGACGAAGCCCGCCGAGAGGTAGAGGGGCTCCGCACCGCTCACGGCGAGGTCGTTTACCGTGCCGGCGACGGCGAGCTTGCCGATGTTTCCGCCGGAAAAGAACGGTGGTTTCACCGTAAACGTGTCCGTCGTAAAGGCGATGCGCGAACCGGGAAGGTCGAGAACGGCGGCATCGAATTTCGCCTCATCGGCGTGACCGAAGTACTTCACGAAGAGGTCGCGGATGAGCTCGTGGGTCATTTCGCCGCCTTCGCCGTGTTCGATGCTGATGTGCTTGGGCATGCCCTGCCCCCCTTTGTATTCGTCGCCGACCCTTTCCCGAGGACCCTGCGAGGAGATTCCCGAGGCGACGCTTGGCGGTCACTGGCGCAGGTACTTGTAGTGTGCCGCACACGCGCCTTCCGAGGAAACCATGCAAGGGCCGATCGGGTGGGCGGGCGTGCACGCCTTCCCGAAGAGCGGGCATTCTTCGGGCTCGATGAGACCGCGGATGACCTCGCCGCAGCGACACGCCGTCGGCTTCGGCTTGCCTACGGTCACGGGAAACCGCTTCTTGGCGTCGAAGTGGGCGTATTCGGGACGGAAGCCCATGCCGCTCTTGGGGATCACGTCGATCTCCCGCCAGGCCATGTCCACGGGCATGAAGTACTTTTCCGCGAGCTTCCAGGCGCCGGGGTTCCCCTCTTCGCGCACGACGTACGGGTAGTTGTTCACGATCTCCGCCTTGCCCTTGAGGACGAGGTCGAGGAGGATGTAGAGCGAGCTCAGGATTTCGTTCATCTCGAAACCGGAGATCACGCCGTTTACGCCGTACTCCTCGGCGAGCCAGAGGAAGCCCTTGCGTCCGAGGATGGTCGCCACGTGTCCGGGGAGGATGAAGGCGTCGATGTGCGTCTCCCCGGTGTCCAAGAGGTAGCGCACGATGGGCTCTACGAGCTTTCCCGACATCCACATGGAGAAGTTTTCGAGGCCTAGGCTCTCCGCCTCGTACACCGCTGCGGCGAGAACGGGAATCGTCGTCTCAAAGCCTACACCGAGGAAGATCACCTGCTTATCCGGGTGTCTTTGGGCGATTTCCACGGCATCGGAGGGGGAGTACACGACGCGTACGTCCGCCCGCCCCTCCGCCTTGACCTTCATGAGCGAGCCGCGCGAACCGGGGACGCGGAGCATGTCGCCGAACGTCGTGATGATCCGGTCCTCGCCGTCCGCGAGGGCGATCATCGCGTCGATCTCCTGCTGGTCCGTGACGCACACGGGACATCCCGGACCGGAGAGGAGCTTGAGGACGTCCCGGAGGGCGTACTTGATCCCGAATTCGGCGAGGGCGTGTGTGTGCGAGCCGCAAACCTCCATGAACGCCGCCGGACGCCCGTGCGCTTCGAGAAACTTTTCCGCCAACCTCCGGACTTCGCGCAAAAGCTCCCGCGCAAGCGCCGGGTCTTTCGTCTTTTCGATCGCCTGGGCAATGCGGTCTTCGGCGCGCACCTGGGTTTCCATCCGCCTTCCCCCCCTGTTTTCCCCAAATTCCCGGAGTCCGACTTCAGCGGTCGGTCGGGTCGATGACGCCCTGCTCGCGGAGCTCGTTGATGAGCTTCCACGCCTCGATGCTCTCGAGGGCAAACTGCTCGTCGATGACCTGAAGCGCCTTCCCCGCGTGCACGAGCACCCAGTCCCCCACCTCGACGTCCGGCGTGAGGAGGATGCCGATCTTAAGCCGCGAACCCATGACGTCGACGATCGCCGTGTACTCGTCGCGTTCGAGAATCTTTCCGGGCACCCCAACACACATGGCTTCTACCCCCCTTGGTATCGTGCAACGAACACCTGTCCGGCGGAAAGCCCTCCGTCTCCCGCGGGCAAAACGCGGTGCGTGAAGACTTCGAAGCCCGAAGATTCAAGGGCGAGCTTGAGCTTCTTTCGCAGCGTCGGATTGTGGAGACAACCTCCGGAGAGGACGACGCGCCGCGTGCGCTCGGGATGCCGCCGCGCATCCCGGACGACGACCTCTTCCAGGGCGCGCACGAGCGCCGCGTGAAACCTTCCGGCGATCTCCTTGGGCGGTACGCCTCCGGCGAGGTCGCGAAGGATTTCCTCGAGGAGCGGCGCCGGATCCAGCAGGAAGCCTGCCGCCTCCTCCCGTACGGCGAGGACGTACGGCGGAAATTCCTCTACGGGGCGGATGAGTTCCGAGAGCACGATGGCCGGTTCGCCGTCGTAGGCGGCCTCCTCGACGAGCCCGAGGAGGGCGCTCACGGCGTCGAAGAGGCGACCGCAGGTCCCCGCCAGAGGTACACCCCTGCCCCCTGCGGCGAGAAAGCGGAGGAGGGCCCGGGCGGCCTCTAGCCGCCCCGGGAGGTGGCGGCGGAAGACGTCGTCGGCCCGTTCCGCGCCGAAGAGGCCGTAGAGCATCCCGAGAAGCGTCCGCCACGGTTCGCGCACGGCGCGATCCCCCCCGGGGAGCGGCGTGTAGCGCAGGTGTGCGATGCGGCGGGCGCGCGCGTAGCCGCCGTAGAGCACCTCGAACCCCCAGATCGCTCCGTCCGTGCCGTACCCCGTGCCGTCGAGGACGATGCCGTAAACTTCCCCTTCGAGGTGGTGCTCTCCCATCGCCGCGGCGAGGTGCGCGTGGTGGTGCTGCACGGGGACGATCTGCGCCTCGGGAAAACGCTTCCGGAGATCTTCGGCGAGCCGGCGCGTCGTGAACAGCGGGTGCATGTCCACGGCGATGCGCGTCAGCCGGATCCCCATCCAGCGGAAGAGGTGTTCAAACTCCCGAAGGTAGTGCTCCTCGACCTCCACGGCGCCCATGTCGCCGATGTGCGGGCCGACGAAGAGCTGACGGTGGCGTCCGATGGCGAACGTGTTCTTCTCCTCGGAGCCCATCCCGACGATGCCGTGGACGTCCACGTGCGCGAAGATCGGCTCGGGTACAAAACCGCGGGAGCGTCGAAGGAGGTCCACGTCCTCACCCAGCACGCGGAGCACCGAGTCGTCCAACGGGTGGACGATCGGACGGTCGTGCAGGAGAAAGGCATCGGCAATTCCCCGCAGGTAGTCGTACGCCTCTTCGTTGCGGTAGAGAATGGGGAGGCCGGAGGGGTTGGCGCTCGTCATCACGAGGTACGGAGGAGCGCCCTCTTCGAGGAGGAGGTGGTGGAGCGGTGAGTAGGGGAGCATGATCCCCACGGTGGCGAGTCGCGGAGCCACGGAAGGGGCGAGAGGCGAGTCCGGCCTCTGCCACGCGACCACGATCGGCGCCTCCGCGGACGTAAGCCACGACTCTTCTTCGGAGGACAGTTCCGCCACGCGCCGCGCGTGTTCGAGGTCGCGCACCATGACGGCGAGAGGCTTCCGCGGCCTGCGCTTGCGCGAGCGCAGACGCTGCACGACATCCTCTCGCGTGGCGTCGCAGGCGAGGTGAAAGCCCCCGATGCCCTTCACGGCGACGATCTTGCCCTCCCGAAGGAGCGCTTGCGCGCGCAGTACGGGGTCGCCGGAGAGAGGCCGTCCGTCGGCGTCCGTGAGGGTGAGCGCCGGGCCGCATACGGCGCAGGCGGTGGTTTCGGCGTGGTAGCGGCGATCGGCGGGATCCTCGTA
This window encodes:
- a CDS encoding CrcB protein, translated to MMAGLFVFAGGFLGAILRYLVSAPLNTRAFASGAALPWGTLVVNLSGAFLFGILDAALPLPSPFRPLLLAGFLGGYTTFSALMLEIDDRWQNRRPAAIVYAGVSFFGGPIAVLFGSLFAHR
- a CDS encoding PaaD-like protein (DUF59) involved in Fe-S cluster assembly, translated to MEFDEIDLTDIAPINFVGVSEEEKEKILDALGKVVDPEVGVDIINLGLVYDVVRREDGVLHVKMTMTSMGCPFTPLILAETRKVLEALRLFSGVDVELVWTPPWDMKTRLSALAKIAFGVFE
- a CDS encoding [NiFe] hydrogenase metallocenter assembly protein HypE, producing the protein MPKHISIEHGEGGEMTHELIRDLFVKYFGHADEAKFDAAVLDLPGSRIAFTTDTFTVKPPFFSGGNIGKLAVAGTVNDLAVSGAEPLYLSAGFVLEEGLSFDDLERIVASMAEEASKTGVRIITGDTKVVEKGSADRIYINTSGVGVVHSGWELHPEEIAVGDVIIVNGTIGDHGVAILAARGELGVATDLPTDSTSLYPLIRAVRDAGVRIRAMRDPTRGGLATTLVEIAEDFGVVVELDQEAIPLKPEVEGACEILGLDPLFLANEGKVVFIVPEADAEKALAVMRSREEGREAAIIGRVVGRGEEGKLLLRSPLGSRRRVFRLLGMQLPRIC
- a CDS encoding [NiFe] hydrogenase metallocenter assembly protein HypD, encoding METQVRAEDRIAQAIEKTKDPALARELLREVRRLAEKFLEAHGRPAAFMEVCGSHTHALAEFGIKYALRDVLKLLSGPGCPVCVTDQQEIDAMIALADGEDRIITTFGDMLRVPGSRGSLMKVKAEGRADVRVVYSPSDAVEIAQRHPDKQVIFLGVGFETTIPVLAAAVYEAESLGLENFSMWMSGKLVEPIVRYLLDTGETHIDAFILPGHVATILGRKGFLWLAEEYGVNGVISGFEMNEILSSLYILLDLVLKGKAEIVNNYPYVVREEGNPGAWKLAEKYFMPVDMAWREIDVIPKSGMGFRPEYAHFDAKKRFPVTVGKPKPTACRCGEVIRGLIEPEECPLFGKACTPAHPIGPCMVSSEGACAAHYKYLRQ
- a CDS encoding [NiFe] hydrogenase metallocenter assembly protein HypF, which gives rise to MRYEGGVPAPEGKTEGAGVPRRSGEGRVARRITIRGRVQGVGFRPFVARLAERFGVFGGVQNNMDGVFIYVEGVPEAVRGFVDALPQEKPRAARIYEYHVEVAEPRGEMGFRILPSDSEGESQLVIPVDMAVCEDCLREMRDPTNRRYRYPFISCTQCGPRYTIIESLPYDRERTAMRLFSLCDDCRREYEDPADRRYHAETTACAVCGPALTLTDADGRPLSGDPVLRAQALLREGKIVAVKGIGGFHLACDATREDVVQRLRSRKRRPRKPLAVMVRDLEHARRVAELSSEEESWLTSAEAPIVVAWQRPDSPLAPSVAPRLATVGIMLPYSPLHHLLLEEGAPPYLVMTSANPSGLPILYRNEEAYDYLRGIADAFLLHDRPIVHPLDDSVLRVLGEDVDLLRRSRGFVPEPIFAHVDVHGIVGMGSEEKNTFAIGRHRQLFVGPHIGDMGAVEVEEHYLREFEHLFRWMGIRLTRIAVDMHPLFTTRRLAEDLRKRFPEAQIVPVQHHHAHLAAAMGEHHLEGEVYGIVLDGTGYGTDGAIWGFEVLYGGYARARRIAHLRYTPLPGGDRAVREPWRTLLGMLYGLFGAERADDVFRRHLPGRLEAARALLRFLAAGGRGVPLAGTCGRLFDAVSALLGLVEEAAYDGEPAIVLSELIRPVEEFPPYVLAVREEAAGFLLDPAPLLEEILRDLAGGVPPKEIAGRFHAALVRALEEVVVRDARRHPERTRRVVLSGGCLHNPTLRKKLKLALESSGFEVFTHRVLPAGDGGLSAGQVFVARYQGG